tttttttttctcaaaatttttAGACAAAGGACTCATGTGTTATTGACATAGAAATTTATAGAGATAAATTTAAAAGATCATTaggatattcaaattaaaattttggtGAATGTGTGGAAACTACAAATTAAAATCACAGTGAATAATAAAGTATCTTACTATTAAAGATCACATAgatattaattaaataaatattcatCATTGTACTGATGATTATGGATCTCATGACTAAAGGCTTACCAGCAAATATAGTATAAGGATCATATTGAACATATAAGGATTGTTAGTTCATTTAACATTTGATgtaatatattattttcataCTTTTAGAAATAAAAGTATTTCATTTTATCCACATAAAGTATGCAAATAAAGTTTTTCTGAACCttaaataactaaaaattatttataaaataattaactcaTAAAGGTAAGTTGCAAAATGACTAGTGTTGTTTTTATGGTCATACAAAAAGTATTTATCTCTTATCATCATTTTATGATGTTGTGAAAAGTGGGAGAACTCTCGGAATCCCTTAAATTATTGAAGTTCTACAAGACACTTGATGTCTAAtagtaattttaataatattataatcataATGATGATAGGAAGTTGTTTAATGGTCAAATAAAATTATTGTTACTAGCCAAGTGTGAAGGTTATCAAAATTAGTATGATGGATGACAacaattaagcatgatattaaatattttattaaatataattaattggatTCCTAATCCAACCAACATCAATCTATAGCTGTCCATTAAGGCATAGATATCTTAGGAAGACACCAATTATTTTGAAGTGTTTCAATCCAAGGATTCACAGTGTGTTCATAATTATTTATAAGTGTAATTTAATTAATTGAGTTTTAGTGTGCTCACACATAGGCTTTAGATAATCATAACTATGACTGGAAGGTAATTTTATATTTCACTACATATTCAATACATAAGAttgttttactaatatttttatcattaaaaGATCTTTGCACAGAATTCCAATtgatcctttatttatttatttatggagagaggaaagaaaaaggcCGCCCAGTCATTTACTGTGGGAAGTTCCGTCGGAATTATTAGAAATGGCGGCGCTCTGTgtaaatagaaataaataaataaataaataaaaaccgaAGGCTTTTATTTATAGAGAATTCCCCTTTTTATTTATGAAGAAAACCACTTGCCGTCCCATCTTctccctctgtctctctctctctctctctctctctctatccctgCTTTCATCTTGCTCTCATGTGGCCGCAGTGGGTGAAGGCCACCCCATCCTCCACCGCCACCGGAGCTACCTGCCGTTCGCCCACCTTCTCCTCTCCCACTCTCAAGGACATCCAGGCCCTCCTCCGCGACGACCCCCACCAACCTCTCTCCTGCCCTGCCCTCCGCCGCGTTATTCACCGGGCCCGCCTCGCCTCCTCCGCCCTCCGCGCCCTCCGTTCCGCCTTCGCCTCCGCCGCCCCCTCCTCCGATCCGCTCGATCGCCGCCGCCACGGTCTCGTCCTATACTTCACCTCCCTCCGCATCGTCCGCCGCACCTTCGAGGACTGCCGCGTCGTCCGCTCCATCCTCCGCGGCCTACGCGTCGCCGTCGACGAGCGCGACCTTTCCATGGACTCCCGCTTCCTGGCCGAACTCCAGGTCGCCCTCGGCTGCCGCCAGCCCACCCTCCCCCAGCTGTTCCTCGCCGGCCGCTGCCTTGGCGGCGCCGATGAGATCCGCCTCCTGCACGAGTCCGGCGAGCTCAAGGCTCTCGTCGACGGCATCGCCTCTTTACCGCCTTCTGCCTTCGACTGCGAAGCTTGCAGTGGCGTGCGCTTCGTTCTCTGCGCCACGTGCAGCGGTAGTCACAAGCGGTACAGCGATAAGACCGGGGGCTTCCGGACCTGCGGCGAGTGCAACGAGAACGGGCTCGTCAGGTGCCCTGATTGTTTCGCCGCAGCCCTCTGATTGAGATCGCTGGGGGCTGTCCGGcaacatactttttttttttttttactctttttCATATGTTTGTTATGGGAGAGAAATTGGAGATGGATGACGGTTGTAAATTAAGTTGTGGGTTGAAACCGAGTGAAGACGATTAAAAAGATTCCAAACATGGGGGGAATGATGGTGGTGGCGACATGAACAATCACAGTTTTGAGGTTTTTTTGTCATTCGATTACTgtgtatcttatatatatatatatatatacacaaacttCCGACGTTGTCGACGAACCAACGCCGCCGCTTGGTGGGGGTCTAAGTGGTCGGAGAAGTGCTCAGGTGGTATGCGAGTTGGACTCGTATAACGAGTGGGCTTTATGGGCCTTCGCCTGTTTGGCCCATTTATAGACCTGTAGGCTCTGTATTTACCACATGGAACCGAGTCTTATCGGGCGAAACCACTCCCCTAATTCCCAATTGTATCCACATGAAAGCTTCACACCAATCATCATTAGACTTGGGGACACTTGGAAAATGTATACGCAGACGTCCACAACTTTAAGAAGCTAAAAAAAAGCCACTCGTGCATTGCGGTCTCCATCGATCCGTGGCCGTGGGGTCAGGTTTGGGACCACGATAACTCGTGCCTGCCACTGTTGTGAGTACCTTTTTCTTTATTCCTTTTCCTGTTCTTATCATTTTCCTTCAaaaggaaaaataagaaaaaataaccGGAGGATGACTGGACGACCCGCCCGGTGGGTCAATCGATCCGATCGATGGTTTTTTGCTTTCTGTTTTGGCAATCGACCGAGGAGGGCATCATGCTACTTGTCAGTAGATTGAGCCTTCTTGCCACGTTTCTTGCGCTTTGCACTTATTATTATTCATCACACAGACCAGACCGTGATACAGTAGTGTATGCTGTGTTGTCCTCACATAATAAAGTCAGTGGATCATGTTCCACATTTGGGTGCTTGTCATCATAAAGAGGAGCCATTGGAGATTTAATTAGGTCGGGGTCACCATAAGAGACAGAGACCATCGGCTGTCCAACTCTGGTGGTAGGTATCCTTTCGTTCCCTCCCTACACGAATAATAATACCAAGGAAAAGAATGGGTAAAGCGGTCTCGCCAAGGTCTCCGGGATAACGTTCCTTGACGGGGAACCAATCCATGTAAATAGTAAGATAGATCTCCATGTGATCTGTACCGGACAACAAACAAGAAGGACACCATAATATCGCAAGCCTGTCTGCCGTTCCACGCATGATGCTGTTACTCACAGTACCCGCACTGCCCACTTTGCCTAACCCCTTGCGTCCCCCCATGTTGCATCATCATCCGTGGGGAGCTAACGTGAAGCGGCACTCTTGGATCAGTTGCGCACACCAGCAAGAGCAGTGCTGAGACCCGTTCACCTGTACCCCACCCATTTTGGTGCGGTAGCAAATACAGAGGCTGTGGTGTGATGCCTCctaccacttcttcttcttcttcttccttcttctgtcTCAGATGCATCATGTGGAACAAAGTGATCAAACTACGCTTCGCCATGTGGTGTAGCGTCATATTTACGCTCGCCAGTGGTTTGGCCAACTTTCCAGAAAAGAAAATTATCACTCCAAGCGGCCTCCTTGTCGCCTTCACTAGTTGGTCCACTTGCTTAATTCCCTGTAGATGCTCAAAGGTTTTTGCACTTCGCTTCCTCCTTACCTTGACTAAACTTGAAGGCCTTTCatcgtgtgtatatatgtatacatatatatatatatacatacatatatatgtatatatatatatatatatatagactcgTGTGACCTAAAGCCTCTTCTCCTCATCTGAAGGCTTTCTTCGTTTGCTGTCTCGTGTTGCTTATAATATAGTTGTGTCACTTCCGTCGTCCAAAACGAGGAAGACAATGCAAGGATGATTTATAGACTGTTTATTGTGTAGCTGATTACTGTGTAATCGAAAGCAATGGTTGAGGGGCAAAGCAATGTTGTTGACCAATTGTTGTCATATTAAAGAATGATAACAAATTTGATTCGTTAGGTTAGGAGGATGACATGTATCAAATCAATAGTACTAGAAGAAGATAATTAAGTTTTAGTGTTGGAAGATCCTATAGTGAATTCAAGCAAACAAAAAGTATACTGAAAATTTCCTATGAATGACTACTCTTGAATGATGTAAGGCTACACAGATAATCCAAATTCTTTACTTCTTCCACTCTTCCTCCGTTCTATCTCACCATTCATTACAGAAACGTTCCCCACCTGAAGTTGTGTGCCTGTTGCATTTCCTTAATCCATTCGCTATCCATTTActattttgttgatttttttactttacatgttcaaaacatgtaattttagaaGAAATGAATAAAGAAGATGTTGGTatggttgaaaaaaaaaattgagatcacTATATGACAAGTtcaactctattgtaatctttaTCCGGAAATCAAAGGATTTAGATCAAATCACCATTGATGAGTTAATGAATTCTTTGCAAGCATAACAACATTTAGTCATCGAAAAGCCAAATGTAGTGAAAAAGTCTCGTAGTTGTGGAAGAGGTAGAGGAAGTGGAAAAGGACATGATTGTGATAGAGGACATAACAaatgagaaaataataataataataaaaaagatcaaaatctAAAACAAgggtaaaaaaaacaaaaaaaggagaTATAG
Above is a genomic segment from Musa acuminata AAA Group cultivar baxijiao chromosome BXJ3-4, Cavendish_Baxijiao_AAA, whole genome shotgun sequence containing:
- the LOC135634812 gene encoding uncharacterized protein At3g28850-like yields the protein MWPQWVKATPSSTATGATCRSPTFSSPTLKDIQALLRDDPHQPLSCPALRRVIHRARLASSALRALRSAFASAAPSSDPLDRRRHGLVLYFTSLRIVRRTFEDCRVVRSILRGLRVAVDERDLSMDSRFLAELQVALGCRQPTLPQLFLAGRCLGGADEIRLLHESGELKALVDGIASLPPSAFDCEACSGVRFVLCATCSGSHKRYSDKTGGFRTCGECNENGLVRCPDCFAAAL